AAAAGTATACTTTTGATAATTTCGTCCAAGGTGAAGGCAATAAGCTCGCAGCCGGAGCAGCTCTGGCAGTTGCTGACAGTCCCGGCAGTTTTTACAATCCTTTATTCATTTTTGGTGGAGTTGGTTTAGGTAAAACTCACTTGATGCAAGCAATCGGTCACCAAATGTTGGCTGAACGCCCAAACGCCAAAGTCGTCTACATTCAAAGTGAAACTTTCGTCAATGATTTCATTAATTCTATTAAAAACAAAACGCAAGACCAATTTCGTAAAAAATATCGGACTTGCGATCTATTATTAGTTGATGATATTCAATTTTTTGCTAAAAAAGAAGGAATTCAAGAGGAATTCTTTCATACTTTTGAAACCCTGTATAACGATCAAAAACAGATCGTCATGACCAGTGATCGCTTACCAACAGAAATTCCAGATCTATCGGAACGTTTAGTCTCACGATTTACCTGGGGCTTGCAAGTTGAAATTACTCCACCTGATTTAGAAACTAGAATTGCGATTTTACGCAAAAAGGCTGAAGCTGAAGATTTAACGATTAATGATGATACACTGGATTACATTGCTTCGCAGGTTGACACTAATATCCGAGAGCTTGAAGGTGCCTTAGTGAAAGTTCAGGCTCATGCCACGATTCAGCGTGAAGATATCAACGTGAATTTGGCACGCGAGGCACTAGCTGATCTAAAGCTCGTACAGAAGAACCGTGGACTACAAATTTCTAAAATCCAAGAGGTTGTCGCCAATTACTTCCAAACTTCGACACATGAACTAAAAGGTAAGAAGCGGGTCAGACAAATCGTTGTTCCTCGGCAAATTGCCATGTACTTATCACGCGAATTAACTGATTCTAGTTTACCGAAAATCGGTCAGGAATTTGGTGGCAAAGACCATACCACTGTCATGCATGCATGTGAAAAAATTAGCCGTGCTATTAAAACAGATTCTGAAATCAAAACTGCAGTTTTTGACTTAAAGCAAATGCTGGATCATTAGCTGGTGTATAATTGTGGAAAACTCTCTGGCTTGTGCACATTTTGTAAACCGTACTAATTACGCTATTTTAAGGCTACTAGTGTTTTTCAACAGAATAAACAGGCCCTACTAATACTACTA
This DNA window, taken from Lactobacillus sp. ESL0684, encodes the following:
- the dnaA gene encoding chromosomal replication initiator protein DnaA — encoded protein: MFDINQFWQHFNHEMRERFNEVAYNAWFKNTKPISYNNDTHELKIVVQNPVTKGYWEKNLASELIQSAYGYANIEVIPVFQIADEQSTERIVAPKPKTPTQPVQPTITNNNFVRNLKLNEKYTFDNFVQGEGNKLAAGAALAVADSPGSFYNPLFIFGGVGLGKTHLMQAIGHQMLAERPNAKVVYIQSETFVNDFINSIKNKTQDQFRKKYRTCDLLLVDDIQFFAKKEGIQEEFFHTFETLYNDQKQIVMTSDRLPTEIPDLSERLVSRFTWGLQVEITPPDLETRIAILRKKAEAEDLTINDDTLDYIASQVDTNIRELEGALVKVQAHATIQREDINVNLAREALADLKLVQKNRGLQISKIQEVVANYFQTSTHELKGKKRVRQIVVPRQIAMYLSRELTDSSLPKIGQEFGGKDHTTVMHACEKISRAIKTDSEIKTAVFDLKQMLDH